Proteins from a genomic interval of Rhizobium etli CFN 42:
- a CDS encoding adenylate/guanylate cyclase domain-containing protein: protein MDYSDVSTIAAWVTEQGLKGVSEAELMTGFCAACRDAGLPLDRGMALMDTLHPVHEGRAFRWDSVEEIETEFEYGPTSSGEAAANWQRSAFYHLWSRNERELRRRLGFGDPIDFTMLDKIAEAGHTDFVAMMHRFSEAGTIGEMDCFFSHFATKHPEGFSDHDLAVLRKLVPVLGLAIKCIALGRIARTIAEVYLGEDAARQVMEGKISRGKSERISAALWFSDLLNYTKISDRVPPEEIIPLLNDYSEVAISAIHEAGGNVLKLIGDGVLAIFKGEVPAETCQAALRAESLLREKLVKLNAARAADGRATTDVYIGLHIGDVFYGNIGSQDRLDFTVIGPAVNEVSRIASMCRSVDLNLLISSDFAAAIPAEERTALACVGRYALRGVQRAQELYTLDSARLNG from the coding sequence ATGGATTACAGCGACGTTAGCACGATTGCGGCCTGGGTTACGGAGCAGGGACTGAAGGGCGTTTCGGAAGCCGAGCTCATGACCGGTTTCTGTGCGGCCTGCCGGGATGCCGGGCTGCCGCTCGACCGCGGCATGGCGCTGATGGACACGCTGCACCCCGTGCATGAAGGCCGCGCCTTCCGCTGGGACAGCGTGGAGGAGATCGAAACCGAATTCGAATATGGCCCGACGAGTTCGGGTGAAGCGGCGGCGAATTGGCAGCGCTCGGCCTTCTACCATCTTTGGTCGCGTAACGAGCGGGAGCTACGCCGACGCCTGGGCTTCGGCGATCCGATCGATTTCACCATGCTCGACAAGATCGCCGAAGCCGGCCACACGGATTTCGTGGCGATGATGCATCGTTTCAGCGAAGCCGGCACGATCGGCGAGATGGATTGCTTCTTCTCGCATTTCGCAACCAAACATCCCGAGGGTTTTTCCGATCACGACCTCGCCGTCCTGCGCAAGCTGGTGCCGGTCCTCGGACTGGCGATCAAGTGCATTGCGCTCGGGCGCATCGCCCGCACCATCGCAGAAGTCTATCTCGGGGAGGATGCGGCGCGCCAGGTGATGGAAGGCAAGATCAGCCGCGGCAAATCGGAACGGATCTCGGCGGCGCTGTGGTTTTCCGATCTGTTGAACTACACCAAGATTTCCGACCGCGTGCCGCCTGAGGAAATCATCCCGCTGCTCAACGATTACAGCGAGGTGGCCATCTCGGCGATTCACGAGGCCGGCGGAAATGTGCTGAAGCTGATCGGCGACGGCGTGCTCGCCATCTTCAAGGGGGAGGTGCCAGCCGAGACCTGCCAGGCGGCGCTCAGGGCCGAATCGCTGCTGCGGGAAAAGCTCGTCAAGTTGAACGCGGCGCGCGCGGCCGACGGGCGGGCGACGACGGACGTCTATATCGGCCTGCATATCGGCGACGTCTTCTACGGCAATATCGGCAGCCAGGACCGGTTGGACTTCACCGTCATCGGCCCCGCCGTCAACGAGGTCAGTAGGATTGCCTCGATGTGTCGTTCGGTCGACCTCAACCTGCTGATCTCCTCGGATTTCGCCGCCGCCATACCAGCGGAAGAGCGGACCGCGCTTGCCTGCGTCGGGCGCTATGCGCTTCGCGGCGTGCAGCGCGCACAGGAACTCTACACGCTCGACAGCGCTCGGCTGAACGGTTGA
- a CDS encoding phytanoyl-CoA dioxygenase family protein: MKTDNLQKLRADRVWLSEDACDLDDFRRLAQKTTALADYPTASAVEKNVLIYDSRKVTAAATGEGKRLVLAEICEAFGEGPGVVVFKHAYQDTGIIDRASAIFDAIIEEQHRTSTGGGDHFAKPGANDRIWNSLEKHCLADPENFAEYYANVIIALASEAWLGPSYQMTAQVNRVNPGGAAQSAHRDYHLGFQSSAVIEQFPAHVHRLSPVLTLQGAVAHCDMPLESGPTLFLPHSQTYVPGYLALKRQEFRDYFEANHVQLPLEKGDVVFFNPALFHAAGTNRSADIKRVANLLQVSSAFGRAMETVNRERMSARLFPALKALQGKLSPDEIANAVAACAEGYSFPTNLDRDPPLGGLAPKTQAQLMHEALREGWSDEAFTAALAEQARKKLS; this comes from the coding sequence ATGAAAACCGACAATTTGCAGAAACTGCGCGCCGACCGTGTCTGGCTCAGCGAAGACGCCTGCGACCTCGACGATTTTCGCCGTCTTGCGCAAAAGACGACTGCCCTTGCCGATTACCCGACAGCTTCCGCAGTCGAGAAGAACGTTCTGATCTATGACAGCCGCAAGGTAACGGCGGCGGCAACCGGCGAAGGCAAACGCCTCGTGCTGGCCGAAATCTGCGAAGCTTTCGGCGAAGGCCCAGGCGTCGTCGTTTTCAAGCATGCTTACCAAGACACCGGCATCATCGACCGCGCCAGCGCGATTTTCGACGCCATTATCGAGGAACAGCACCGCACCTCGACGGGCGGCGGCGATCACTTCGCCAAGCCCGGCGCCAATGACCGCATCTGGAATTCGCTGGAAAAACACTGCCTTGCCGATCCGGAAAATTTCGCCGAATATTACGCCAACGTCATTATCGCGCTCGCAAGCGAAGCCTGGCTCGGCCCGAGCTACCAGATGACGGCGCAGGTCAACCGCGTTAATCCGGGCGGTGCGGCGCAGTCCGCCCATCGTGACTATCATCTCGGCTTCCAGTCCTCTGCGGTGATCGAGCAGTTTCCGGCGCATGTGCACCGTCTCTCGCCTGTGTTGACGCTGCAGGGCGCAGTCGCCCATTGCGACATGCCCCTCGAAAGCGGCCCGACACTCTTCCTGCCGCACAGCCAGACCTATGTGCCGGGTTATCTGGCGCTGAAGCGCCAGGAGTTCCGGGATTATTTTGAGGCCAATCACGTCCAGCTGCCGCTCGAAAAGGGCGACGTCGTCTTCTTCAATCCCGCCCTCTTCCACGCCGCCGGTACCAACCGCTCGGCCGATATCAAGCGTGTCGCCAATCTCTTGCAAGTTTCCTCCGCCTTCGGACGGGCGATGGAGACCGTCAATCGCGAGAGAATGAGCGCCAGGCTCTTCCCCGCGTTGAAGGCCTTGCAGGGCAAGCTCTCACCCGATGAAATCGCCAACGCTGTCGCCGCCTGCGCCGAAGGCTACTCCTTCCCGACCAATCTCGACCGTGACCCGCCGCTCGGCGGCCTGGCGCCGAAGACGCAGGCGCAGCTGATGCACGAGGCGTTGCGGGAAGGCTGGAGCGATGAAGCCTTTACGGCAGCGCTTGCGGAACAGGCGAGGAAGAAATTGAGCTGA